Part of the Leifsonia soli genome is shown below.
CGGGCGGCGTTGAACGACGCGGAGTTCAGGGCGACCGCGTTCGACAGGTTCGGTCCGGCGACGAGGTCGGAGACGAACGTCTGGCGGGCGGGCGCGTCGAAGGCGGCGACGACACCCAGCAGCAGAGCGAAGAGGTAGACGTGCCACAGCTGGACGACGCCGGTCACGGTGAGGATCCCGAGACCGAGCCCGAGCATCCCCATGGCCCCCTGGGTCGCCATGAGCAGCTTGCGGCGGTCGAGATGGTCGGCGGCCCATCCCGTCACCGGGAGCAGGATCAGCTGCGGGGCGAACTGCAGGGCCATGACGACGCCGACGGCCGCGGCGTTGTTGTGGGTGAGCTGGGTGAGGACGATCCAGTCCTGCGCCGTCCGCTGCATCCAGGTGCCGACGTTCGACACGATCGCGCCGGCTGCCCAGATGCGGTAGTTGACGCCGGCGAGCGAGCGGAACATGGAACTCACGAGTCGGCGAGCTCCCGCATGATCCGGGCGGCCTCGGCGAGGGTGGCGCGCTGCTCGGCGGTCAGCGTGCGGAGACGCTGGTGCAGCCACGCGTCGCGGCGCTTGCGCGTCTCGGCTACCAGGTCGATGCCACGCTCGGTCGGAACGACGACGACCTTGCGCCCGTCCGCCTCGTCGGCCGTTCTGGCCACGTAGCCCGCCTGCTCCAGTCGGTTGACGGTGCGGTTCATCGACGGCGGCTTGACGCGTTCGAACTCGCTCAGCGCGCCGATCGTCGCGGAGCCTTCGCGCACCAGGTAGCCGAGCGCCGCCGTCTGCGAGTCGGAGAGCTCGTGGTCCTCCTTCTCGGAGCGCAGGCGCCGAGAGAGGCGCGCCACCGCGATGCGGAGCGCGCCGCTGAGATCGTTCGTCGACAATCGTGCACCCATACATAGTTAGCCTAACAAATTAGGTCGGCTAACTAAACCCCCTTCGCTGCCGGCGTACGCCAGACTGGGCGCGTGCAGAGTGAGCAGGGCCGCAGTTTCGACGACGAGGACGGCGTCCGCGTCCATTTCGATGTGTACGCGCCGACGCCGGAGGGCACGAGACCGGCCGCCGCCATCCAGCTGGCGCACGGGGTGGGGGAGCACGCCGGCCGCTATCGCGAGCTCGCCACCCACCTCGCGGCCGCGGGGTACGCCGTCTACGCCGACGACCACCTCGGCCACGGCCGCACCGGCATGGAGCAGTGGAACGGCGATGCGACGCGCCTCGGGCGGCTGGGGCCGGGCGGGCTCCGAGCGGCGATCCGCGACGTCCATGCGTTCAGCGACCTCATCCGCGCGGAGAACCCGGACCTGCCGCTGGTCTACATCGGGCACAGCTGGGGATCGCTGATCGGGCAGATCCTCCTCAACCGGCACAGCGACGAGTACGACGGGATGGTGCTCTCGGGCACCGCGTACCGGACGCTCGGATCGATGAACGGCGGCGACCTCAACAAACGGCACGCCCACCTCGGCACGACGGGGGCGGAGTGGCTCAGCCGCGACCCCGCCGTGGCGCAGGCGTTCGTCGACGACCCGCTGACGACGCTCACGCCGCTGCAGAAGCTGTTCGGGATGGCGGACGCCGCGCGCCTGCTCGGCCGGCCGGTCCGCCGGCTGGCGCGCGACCTGCCCGTGCTCATCCAGGTCGGATCGGACGACCCGCTGGGCGGCCCGGAGAGCGCCCGACGTCTGGAGCGCGCCTACCGCATCCGCTCGGGTCTCTCGGATGTCACGACGATCGTCTACGACGGCGCGCGGCACGAGATCTTCAACGAGACCAACCGCGCCGAGGTCTTCGCCGACCTCACCGCCTGGCTCACCGAGCGCTTCCCCTCCCGCACCTAGCCTGCGCCCCCGTCGAGTCCGCAAAGACTGCACGCCGATCGGGCCATCAGCGTGCAATTTTTGCGGACTCGACGGCGGGAGCGGAGGGCCCGGGAAGTGTCTAGCGCGGGCGGCGCGGGGGCGGGGACACTGAGGGCGGGAGGGCGTCATGGGAGCACACATCGTCATGGGACTGTCTCGGTTCGCGCCGATCGACAATCCGGCGAACTACAACGGGCACGACACCGACCTGATCTGGATCCTGGTGATCCTGGGTCTGCTGCTCGTCATCCTGCTCATCGGCCTGGGAGTCACGTTCGCCCGCAACCCGGAGCGCGAGCTGGACGAATGGGGCAACCCGAGGACCCCGCCGGGAGGCACGCCGCCGCCGGCCTGACCGCCCGACGGATCGGCCCGCGACGGACGTAGGCTGGTGGCATGCATGGTGAGTACAAGGTCCCCGGGGGCAAGCTCGTCGTCGTCGACCTGGAGGTGGTGGACGGCAGGATCGCGGACTTCCAGCTCGCCGGCGACTTCTTCCTCGAGCCGGACACCGCCCTGGAGGCGATCAACGAGGCCGTGAACGGCCTGCCGGCGGAGTCCGACGCGAAGACGATCGCCGCGGCCGTCAAGGGCGCCCTGCCGGAGGGCGCGAGCCTGCTCGGCTTCTCGCCGGAGGCCGTCGCCGTGACCGTCCGCCGCGCGCTCGCGAAGGCGACGAGCTGGCGCGACTACGACTGGCAGATCGTGCACGCCAAAGCGGTCTCCCCGCAGATGCACCTCGCCCTGGACGAGGTGCTCGCCACCGAGGTCGGCGAGGGCCGCCGCGGACCGACGCTGCGGATCTGGGAGTGGGACGAGCCGGCGGTCGTGATCGGAAGCTTCCAGTCCGTGAAGAACGAGGTCGACCCCGAGAATGCGAAGAAGTACGGCATCCAGGTCGTCCGGCGCATCTCGGGCGGCGGCGCCATGTTCATGGAGGCGGGATCGGTCGTCACGTACTCCATCTACGCCCCGGCCGACCTGGTGCAGGGCATGAGCTTCGCCGACAGCTACGCCTTCCTCGACGAGTGGGCGATCATCGCCCTCAAGTCGCTCGGGATCGACGCCGTCTACCAGCCGCTGAACGACATCACGAGCCCGTCCGGCAAGATCGGCGGCGCCGCGCAGAAGAGGCTCGGGTCCGGCGCGGTGCTGCACCACGTCACCATGAGCTACGACATGGACGGCCAGAAGATGACGGAGGTGCTCCGCATCGGCCGCGAGAAGATCAGCGACAAGGGCATCACCAGCGCGGCGAAGCGCGTCGACCCGCTGCGCAGCCAGACCGGCCTCAGCCGCGCGGAGATCATCGAGCAGATGAAGCTGACCTTCCGGAGCCTCTACGGCGCGACCGACGGCGACCTCACCGACGCCGAGTACGCCGCTGCGGAGAAGCTTGTCGCCGAGAAGTTCGAGACAGAGGAGTGGCTCTACCGCGTACCGTGACGGTCGGCGAACCAGCCGATCTTCAGGGATCGCACAGGTCCTCCGGTACCCTGGACGGCGTGAATTGGTGGGTTCTCGGCATCATCGCGGCGTTCGTCGCGCTGATCGTCGTCGCCGTGAAGCTGGGCTGGATCGACCTCTCGAACAAGGTGCAGCGCGGCTCCGGCACCATGAGCGGCGCGATCGGCGGCTCGTTCGACGAGATCTTCGCTCCTGCCCGCCACGAGGCGCAGCAGGAGATGGACCGTCAGTCGCTCCTGCCCGCCCCCGCGCCCCTTCCCGGCGACAAAGCCGACGGCACCTGGGAGGGCGGCAAGATCACGCTCGACCTCGGTCCGGCCGGTCAGGGGCAGCGCGCCGAGGGCAGGGCGCCGAGCGAGGACGGCCGGGCTACCGCTTCTGCAGCTCCGCGTAGTCGGGGTGCTCGCTGAGCCAGCTCCGCACGTAGGGGCACGACGCGATCACGCGCAGGTCCGAGTTGTCGCGCACGTCGTCGAGCGCCGTCCGCACGAGCGTCGACGCCATCCCCTTCTCGCGCTTCTCCGGGTCCACCTCGGTGTGCGTGAACACGATCGCGTCATGCCGGAGTTCGTACTCGGCGACGCCGATCACCTCGCCGTCCTGGAGGAGGGCGTAGCGGGACTGGTCTGGCTG
Proteins encoded:
- a CDS encoding GNAT family N-acetyltransferase, whose product is MSLSVEKQPDQSRYALLQDGEVIGVAEYELRHDAIVFTHTEVDPEKREKGMASTLVRTALDDVRDNSDLRVIASCPYVRSWLSEHPDYAELQKR
- a CDS encoding alpha/beta fold hydrolase; protein product: MQSEQGRSFDDEDGVRVHFDVYAPTPEGTRPAAAIQLAHGVGEHAGRYRELATHLAAAGYAVYADDHLGHGRTGMEQWNGDATRLGRLGPGGLRAAIRDVHAFSDLIRAENPDLPLVYIGHSWGSLIGQILLNRHSDEYDGMVLSGTAYRTLGSMNGGDLNKRHAHLGTTGAEWLSRDPAVAQAFVDDPLTTLTPLQKLFGMADAARLLGRPVRRLARDLPVLIQVGSDDPLGGPESARRLERAYRIRSGLSDVTTIVYDGARHEIFNETNRAEVFADLTAWLTERFPSRT
- a CDS encoding MarR family transcriptional regulator yields the protein MSTNDLSGALRIAVARLSRRLRSEKEDHELSDSQTAALGYLVREGSATIGALSEFERVKPPSMNRTVNRLEQAGYVARTADEADGRKVVVVPTERGIDLVAETRKRRDAWLHQRLRTLTAEQRATLAEAARIMRELADS
- a CDS encoding lipoate--protein ligase family protein is translated as MHGEYKVPGGKLVVVDLEVVDGRIADFQLAGDFFLEPDTALEAINEAVNGLPAESDAKTIAAAVKGALPEGASLLGFSPEAVAVTVRRALAKATSWRDYDWQIVHAKAVSPQMHLALDEVLATEVGEGRRGPTLRIWEWDEPAVVIGSFQSVKNEVDPENAKKYGIQVVRRISGGGAMFMEAGSVVTYSIYAPADLVQGMSFADSYAFLDEWAIIALKSLGIDAVYQPLNDITSPSGKIGGAAQKRLGSGAVLHHVTMSYDMDGQKMTEVLRIGREKISDKGITSAAKRVDPLRSQTGLSRAEIIEQMKLTFRSLYGATDGDLTDAEYAAAEKLVAEKFETEEWLYRVP